Part of the Sphingobacterium sp. LZ7M1 genome, AACAACAAAGCGGATTGGTTGACCAAGACCCTGCAATTGGGACTTCCTTTAGTGTTAAACCGTACTTTATTGAAAAATGCAGGTTGGTTGAAGAGAGGTCTTGTGCTGTTCGGTTCCGAAACGGTGGCAAGCCAAGTGAACCAAAGCAAGATTACTGCGGTTATCGATAAGCTAACCTCTTTGATCAAACCAAAAAACAAGAAGAAGAAAAAGAAAAATGAAGAGCTAGTGGAAGCCGTTGCTGCGAACCCTATCCCTCCCAATCATCCTCCAATGATTACGGCAGAAGAAAGTGTTCAGGACAATGTATATGGTATTCCAAAGGACAGTGAAGCCTATTAATTGCTCTTAAGCTTCATTCTTTTTCAAGAAATCCCCATAAGCTAATTTAATGCCTTCTTTCAGGCTGGTCTTTGCTTTCCATCCTAAGCTGGTCAATTTGCTTACATCCATTAATTTTCTCGGAGTACCATCAGGTTTGCTGCTGTCGAACTCCAGTTCACCTTGGAATCCTACGACCTCTTTAATCAATTCTGCAAGCTCGCGGATACTGATGTCTTCACCTACGCCTATATTCACAAACTGAAGGTCATTGTAGTTTTCCATCAGGAATACACAGGCGTCTGCCAAGTCATCTGCAAACATAAACTCACGCATAGGCTTTCCTGACCCCCAGATATTTACAGTAGGACTGTTGTTGACCTTTGCTTCATGAAACTTTCTGATCAAGGCCGGCAATACATGGGAGTTCTCAGGGTGATAGTTATCGTTGATGCCGTAAAGATTTGTAGGCATGACAGAGATGTAATTATCATCGTACTGCATTCGATAGGATTCGACCATTTTGATGCCCGCGATTTTGGCAATGGCGTATGGCTCATTGGTCGGTTCAAGCGTCCCGGTCAATAAATAATCTTCCTTCAAAGGTTGAGGAGCCATCTTTGGGTAGATGCAGCTCGAGCCAAGGAACATCAGCTTTTTGACATCATTTTCATGGGAATAATGGATGACATTGTTTTGGATGGCTAAGTTCTCATAGATAAAATCAGCTCTATAGACATTATTGGCCATGATGCCTCCAACTTTGGCAGCTGCAAGGAAAACATACTCGGGTTTTTCAGTTTCAAAGAATTCTTTAACGGCCTGTTGGTCACGAAGGTCCAATTCCTTGGAAGTCCTAACTATGATATTTTCAAAACCTAACTCTTTTAACTTGCGGTAAATAGCCGATCCGACCATACCTCTATGCCCTGCTACGTAAATTTTCGCTTGTTTTTCCACCTGAAGTATTATTTATACAAATATAAGGTTAATTTTGCGACTTAATTATCAGCTATGGGTAAGGATAAACTAAGAAAATTCGCTGAAGTATCCACTTTTAAGAATGTGGTACAGCTGGATGCAGGAAAAG contains:
- a CDS encoding GDP-L-fucose synthase — its product is MEKQAKIYVAGHRGMVGSAIYRKLKELGFENIIVRTSKELDLRDQQAVKEFFETEKPEYVFLAAAKVGGIMANNVYRADFIYENLAIQNNVIHYSHENDVKKLMFLGSSCIYPKMAPQPLKEDYLLTGTLEPTNEPYAIAKIAGIKMVESYRMQYDDNYISVMPTNLYGINDNYHPENSHVLPALIRKFHEAKVNNSPTVNIWGSGKPMREFMFADDLADACVFLMENYNDLQFVNIGVGEDISIRELAELIKEVVGFQGELEFDSSKPDGTPRKLMDVSKLTSLGWKAKTSLKEGIKLAYGDFLKKNEA